The following nucleotide sequence is from Diospyros lotus cultivar Yz01 chromosome 3, ASM1463336v1, whole genome shotgun sequence.
AGATAGTCCCCAtgtttttaaagttaataaaaattatgatgCATATGACAACACTTATCAGAATATAAATGATCTTGGAGAGAGTCATTCACCAGGCAACACTTATCAGGATATAAATGATCAGGCTCTAAAAAGGCTAGGAAGGAAAGGGTATTGAGTGTCGCCATATTGAAGACAAGTTAATGCAGATGTATTCAAAGAGCACAAATACTTCACACTCTATTGGAGGACCATCAGAACCAAGCATTCTGGAATGCATGATGTATTACAGAATCTCCCCATTTAAATTGGGagtttgttgtgaaattttgCTTCCACTCTTCTCACCAAGGCCAAGATGAGGACTTGTTTCATGAGTCAACCAAATAACGATGAACGTGTGTTATGGTTGGAGTACCTTTATAAGAGGGATGAGGATAAGCGGCATCCACCATGAAAATACTTTTCTTAGTGTTGTGTGCCATAATGTTAGATTTGAATTACATTTAGCGGACTTGTAATTAATACATTCattgtatctttatatatatcaatataagacacgttttcttcattcataaactctTCAGTTAAAATATGAATGAGTTCTAAGAtcttatatttgaaaattttattcttaagtgttgaGATTTTGTGATAGGATTATCTAGTAACatgatttcttaaataattcctagttcttaaattctttaaatagtGACTTTAATTAGTCGAGTATAAACTAACACATGGGTTATTACTTTATTCAATATGAGATATTAATGGGAGGGTGGTGTGTCGAACATCATATGACATTGAGATGTCGCTAGTAGACTTGTGAGTGATTGTCAAAGAACAACGTACCGAATATGACGTTGATAACCAACCACATGGCATagtggataatggtcatgtcgTCAAGTTGCGATGATGTTCTTGATGCTTAGATTGAACTAAcacagttgttttgtgtattagtgtgcGAGATTAATTTGCTAATGCACCGAACTATCCAATTGCAAGATGAAAATGTTCATTTATGTGTTTTTGTATTACTAGTATATAGAGACAGGTGTTCAAGGAGAGGATCTATCACTCTCGTCGTCATTGATGGGGTgaacatcttatgtgatctactGTTAGTGTGATAGGATAGTTCTTGGACATGACAAATTGATCATTAGGAAAGGTATTTCCTAAGGTGTCATTTAATCACATTGATAAGGTcagatacatagttattgagtttgtgagttttaaatattaatattttatatgtattgataaaatataaaaataaataattttatataatattccaacatatatatttaacatttttatgaattaaacttaaatttaaacataaagtattgtattaatatatttttttaataattatatataatttattaatatgtaatGGCAACAATATTTTTAGtgggaaattaatttataatttattttttaaaaataagtatttttataaattttttgatattatttagtaacatgtttattttagtcattttattaAGTTCAAATAATTGATCATCTTTTTCAAACtaaacatataattatataaatgatagtttaaaattcatttattcaaatacattattaatttaaacattagataacttttaaattttatataatttataagtaaaaatatttataaactgAATTAAAAAATGATGAGCGGGCAGCCTCTCAGTGGTTTAACACCTTCAATTTCAAGGCTGCAGAATCTTACTAACTTGGACTTGAGAGAGAACAATCTCAGGGGTTCAAGACTTGATTCTGTGCAACAATTAGAGTTCTCGATAGAACTCCAATTAGGGAAGAAATGCACTTAATGGGACGATCACGGGGATGCAACAGAATTTGCAAATTGCTTTAAATTTGAGCAACAATCTGTTTGAAGGACCTAAACTAGAGACATTGTCAAAATTGGGTGGATTGAAagtcacaataaaaaaaaatcagatttaaaGACACAAAATTCAGCtctaaactcataaaattatgtctctaatattttaaaaatgaactagtggatcacccatgcAATGCAtggatattgtaaaaaaaacaaaatcgtTAAAGCAAAAGttgtataatttagtagttacaataaatgaaaatcacaataaagaagtaaaaaataaacaaaataatcgtgttacaatcatgagaatacaacaaaaggattacaaattttgaaaaatttctttatatacattcaagggtagatgaacaataaaaagcacataactctatcccgaaatcatgtaaaaaataaacctaaattaacatgtaatacaataagcaatgcgtaaaaaaatacaaaaattacacgataacatgaaaaaagaataaacgataaccaacctctAATATGCATTCAAGagtagacttttttttttttaattttcacgtGTATTTGTCTTATATGTGCGTACCACATGAATCCTCAAGGCTTAATTTTTTCTAGTTATATtcatatcactcacttgacagaatagtggtgctatgttacaccagaagaccaaactggataaaaaaacacagttaaaatttactaaataaaagtaaagaataagagaaaatttaagaagaagaattgagaaaggagaagagaggaaatgaaagtgttgaacgggaatgaagaagaagaaaagagagagatatttgtttttttttattattttttcttccttcaaattctcttatttctctcaatttatcaaatcacatgtcaccattaagtttcccttttttttcccacgctttgccacacaatccgaatcttatttaacataattttcaaaacacaaatttaatttgtatttaatttttccaaGTCCAATATATAGCACATCTTCGAAGTAGACCaatgggaaaaaggagaattaaataaatgacattaatcaattaaattgaaaaataaaattatgatatttaaaattataaaaaataaatttaaattaattaaattgtatgtaaaataaagataatttaaataatcaattaattataaaaataataataatcaaattttcaaaattgattatccatacatgactttatatatttctcctaataattaattaccacatttaagatagatcaaatttttaaagaagtaaaaaaaaattaagaaataaaattataacatttaagttatatttaaaattataagaaaataaatttaaattaattgaactatatataaaataaagataatttaaataattaattaattataaatggtaataatcaaatttttaaaattaattatccatgactttacatgtttctcctgacaatcaattaccacatttaagataggtcaaattttaagaaagtaataaaaaataaagttaaaaagtaaaattataatatttaaattatatataaaattataatatttaaaaatataaaaaataaatttaaattaattaaactatatataaaataagaataatttaaataatcaattaattatataaatgataataattatcacatttaaaatagattaaatttttaagaaaaaaaaaataaagttaaaaaataaaattataatatttaagttatatataaaattataacatttaaaattataagaaaataaatttaaattaattaaactacataaaataaagataatttaaataattaattaattatataaatgataataataaaattttcaaaattaattatacatatatgactttatatatttctcctaacaattaattatcacatttaagacatgtcacatttttaagaaaataaaaaataaaaataaagttaaaaaataaaattataacatttaagctatatataaaattataacatttaaaaatatataaaaataaatttaaaataattaaactatatataaaataagaataatttaaataatcaattaattatataaatgataataatcaattttcaaaactgattatccatatatgactttacatatttctcttgacaatcaattactacatttaagacagatcaaatttttaagaaagtaacaaaaaaaataaacttaaaaaataatattataatatttaagttatatataaaattataacatttaaaattataagaaaataaatttaaattaattaattatataaatgataataatcaaattttcaaaattaattatacatacatgactttacatatttctcctagcaattaattatcacatttaagacatgtcacatttttaagaaaataataaataaaaataaagttataacatttaagttatatataaaattataacatttaaaattataaaaaaataaatttaaaataattaaactatatataaaataaagataatataaataatccattaattatataaataataataatcaaaattttaaaattaattattcatatatgactttacGTATTCCctctaacaatcaattatcacatttaagatatgtcacatttttaagaaagtaataaaaaaaataaagttaaaaaataaaattataacatttaaaattataaaaaaataaatttaaattaattaaactatatgtaaaataaaaataaaataaaaaatttacttggcagtcggtattcgacagtattacctgatatctcaaaatttctcccgatttaaaaaagtttcatttttctgtaatttatttcaattaaaattttatgttaatatttaaaaattaataatatagattagatcttgtctcttcatataccagcatatttacacattctccaaatattattcaaccataaaaaaatcatttacgtattccaagaactacacgtttttcataaatatagacttaattaataggggtgaattcatatttgaccaaagtcaaatgtataaaatcttttttatacttttcatagaaaaaaaacgtttttaactattcaaacaaactaattacactctatagccacttttatgtaaaataccaaaaatacccttaatgagattttaaaatagaaaaccctaCTGTCCTTAgcctcatttaccaaaatatccttatctctttcatataacctttcttctctctcctcttcccacattcacgttactctctttctctccattgtcaaactatccaaactcagtcattcttcatacattcaatctttttgcttgttgggtcattcaatcttctttatcAATTGCAGCGACCTCACTGAAGTCCCATTCAAtaagtttctttctttctctccaacaaaTAATTTCACCCAATCTCAAGGTATCTATtcgatttgtatttgttttatttttttaaaataatttttgtgttcacattgcttattaaggttgtgtagaatgattgtagttgtgagcagaacatattttgatagatatcattccaaatctgcTCTAATTcgggtgaaaaaaaaaaaatttcaaaactgcACATCGTTTATGGGTTTTGTGGGCTATAATAGTTGATCGGGCTTAGTTTCggaacaaagcccgatcgggctttgtgggggaacaaagcccgatcgggaacaaagcccgatcgggctttgttcccCCACTAAGCCCGATAGGGCTTTGTTCCGAAACTAAGCccgattatgatttttgttgcctacaaacctgatatggtttttatatatattattttttaaaataatatgagtattttgttaaataatttaatattatatatgagtaaaataatataatttaatataatatatttaattttatcatattatttaacaaaatttaactttttaagcATTTGTGCCTCAATGTGTTATGTTAAAATCCTccaatgtttttcataaaatttttaaatatttttcttaaattacatatgaaaaattatcataacttggttgttggtttataagtcaaaaatcatgtttaattgtacaaatcatctctttagaaaaagaaaataaaatacaaatctcaaaaaacaaataaacttaCTTACTTATAGTTATGACTTGATTTAATAAGGAAATGAACCCGATTTGGGTGTGTGTGGGTCCGTTGCATCCATGGTAATGGTAAGACTAATTTTTTACTCCTTTCAATCTTGTAGCAATGGATTTAGTGCAGTTGGTCATCGTGTGGAACGgggaatggaatgataataagtatATTGGGGGTAATAGGATGTGTGCGGAAATCTACAAAAATACGACTTTTACTCAATTGGTTGAGATTGTGTACACAGTAACgggaattgataaaacaaggtacGACATCACCATTCATTTTGTAACGGAACACTCAAGCGAACTTCCAGCTACCAAGTTCCCTATAAAGGACGACTACGGTGTTAGGTTTATTATGTGCgatgacagaaaatataaagtgatgtatgttgatatgatttgtAAAGATATTGGAGTTTGTAACCTACGTAGTGGTGGTAATCAAGATTCAGGTGCCATTCCATTTACATCCGCACGTAGTCCACtgcaaaatgatgattttggtacaTATGGTATGGGTGGTTTGTCAGATGACGCTCCACATACGGATGATGATTGTGATAATGAAACTGATAATAATAGTGACGATAGCGATGGTGATAATAGTGATGATGGTGGTGATGAAAGAGAAGTGAGTCCGGAGTACCCAGAAGTAAGATTTTCAGGTTCACAATTTGAGGACAACCATTTACAAAGAAACTGGATCGTTCCTggtgtagaaaattatgcaattgaggAAACAAGACCTGAAGTGTCTATTCCATACCAAGGTGATCTTTTACACATGGGTGCACTCTTTAAAAGTAAACAGgaactaattttggcatttggacaatattgtgttgatgtgaagatGGACTATCGAGTCAGACGTTCGTGCACAATTCGATTTGAGGCTGGTTGCAAGGATGTGAACTGCAAATTTATGCTTCGTGCAAGATGTAGACCTGGTTGTTCGTTTTGGCATGTGGTGAAATTTATGCCGAGTCACACGTGTACTCCGGACGTATACGATTCACATTTTCGAAGTGTGAAGGCTATTGTCATCGGAAGTTTGTTTTCTGAAAGAGTGGCGAGTAGTGAATATACACCTAGAATGCTAATGGGGGAGTTGCTGGAACAACATGGTGTGCAGATTATGTACACTAAAGCTTGGAGGTCTTTACAACATGCAAAGAGACTTACTTATGGTAATCCAGATGAATCATATCAGCAACTaccctcatattttcacatgttaaaagaaacaaatcctgGCAGTATCACGGCAATAGAGacagatgaaaataattattttttatattcattttttgcactcGGAGCTTGCCTTCATGGTTTTCGGTCTTACATAAGACCGGTTGTTGCCGTTGATGCCACACATTTGAAAGGTGAACACAAAGGGGTGATATtcgttgcaacttgcaaagatggggaggaaatgatttatcccatcgcttttggatttggagatggTGAGTCTGACAGATCATGGATATGGTTTTTGACGAAATTGAGAGAGGCTATCGGAGTGCGAGAAGATTTAGTCATTGTTTCTGATCGTCACCAAAGCATTGCGAATGCGATGAGTCATGTCTTCCCTTCTGTCCCacatgtcttttgtttcttccaccttaagcaaaacttgaagaaacgTTGTAGACAGCGAAAAGATGTGATGACTGCATTCTACCTTGCAGCATACAGTTACACTACAATAGAGTGTGATACATACTTGGCAGAAATACAATCGATGCATCCTCAGACTCATCTGTCATTGATGGAAGCAGGACCGAAAAAGTGGTCACGTGCATATTgtccaagaagaagatattccatgatgaccaccaacattgccgagtctctcaataaatgcatgatgaaagcacgtcggttgcctataacaagtgcacatgaatttttgagacatatgctTCAGAAATGGTTTAGTGATAGACGTGCTGCAGCTGCCAGACTCGAAACCATTGTGACCTCCGCTGCAGTGGCACATGTTAACTTGGCGCATGCCAAAACATTAGACCGAGGATGTCGTGTAGTTCCTATAATACAAGGGAACAAATACCTCGTGCAACATGCAAAGGAAGGCGATGGGATAGTTGACATTGTTGCGAGTACATGCAGTTGTCGCAAGTGGGACATTGATCAAATGCCATGTCTTCATGCAATTGCTGCTAGCAGGTATCATGGTTTGACTTTTATTTGCGTATTATGTTTGTAATTTAGTGTGATATGTTAACACTATGTGTTTCTTTGCCTTATGCGACAGTTTCATGAGGGTGCACTACCATATGCTTTGCCATTCATATTACACTGCAGATTGGGTCAGACGCGCATATGCACTTCCCATCAATCCTCTCCCTAACAAGGCCGCTTGGGTTCTTCCAACGTACGTCAGACAGATAGTTATACTCCCATCTGTGCAAAGACGACAACCGGGTAGACCGAGAAATGGTCGAATTCCTTCCATGGGGGAAGCTCgtcgaagaaaaaaatgtggaaaatgcggTGAACTAGGACACAACAGTCTTGGTTGCCCTAATGAATGGACTTCCTCCATTGGAGAGTCGAGCACAGCCACTACTCCGGAATCCAGGGACGCTGCTAGGGCCTCTGCAAGGGCAAGCCGAAAATGCAGCATTTGCAAAGAGACTGGACACACTCGTCGTCGGTGCCCTATACAGTTGTCAATTCCAAGTGATGATAATATTGTCAATGATGAAAACAATCAATAGACATTGACTCATTCAGGTATGATATAATGTTATCACATATGTTATCAATAGTTGTTAGAtcgtttgtgaaaaaaaaaatgtttttactCGCAAAGTGTTAATGGAATTTTTACTGACCATATATATCCTTTGTGTTTCAGCAATGCTCAAAAATCACTGGCACGATACAAAAAGGATGACAACATCAATCAAATATCTTTTTGTCGGGTGttcagaaatgaatattattttttacattaatctttgaaattgagatttattcatatttgtaatctttcaatttccttCATCTAAactcataataattaatttaattgacagCTTGTGTTGTAGTATGTTGTTGAGCAAAGAACTGAGTATATAATGCAGTTTCAATAGCACCAAAATGATGCAATGATaaacttgctaaaaaattaaagtgtaatttcttaacaatcactattatttgagactatactagtgggaaacttcaaaaaaaatttaattgcaaaaaaaaaaaaaaaaaatcgggctttgtgggccaccaaaacccggccatcgggctttgtggcccacgaaacccggccatcgggctttgtggcccacgaagcccgaaaatgatttttttttatttttcttgatttttcttcaaattaatatattccattaccactaaaatgatgtcttttaatgttatttggataaacccaaatgtatatatcacaacaaagtcattatttttcactttgtgtgaggatgtccatccaccatcaacacaaccaacacatgatcaattgcttctaataatattggacaaagcaagataataacgctatgataataaacttgctaaaaaattagagtgtaatttcttaacaatcagtgttatttgagactatactagtgggaaacttaaaaaaaaattcaattgcaaaaaaaaaaaaaaaaaaaaaaaatcgggctttgtgggccaccaaaacccggccatcgggttttgtgggccacgaaacccggccatcgggttttgtggcccacgaaacccggccatcgggctttgtggcccacgaagcccgaaaatgatttttttttatttttcttgatttttcttcaaattaatatattccattaccactaaaatgatgtcttttaatgttatttgggtaaacccaaatgtatatatcacaacaaagtcattatttttcactttgtgtgaggatgtccatccaccatcaacacaaccaacacatgatcaattgcttctaataatattggacaaagcaagataataacgctatgataataaacttgttaaaaaattagagtgtaatttcttaacaatcagtgttatttgagactatactagtgggaaacttaaaaaaaaattcaattgcaaaaaaaaaaaaaaaaaaaaaaatcgggctttgtgggccaccaaaacccggccatcgggttttgtgggccacgaaacccggccatcgggttttgtggcccacgaaacccggccatcgggctttgtggcccacgaagaccgaaaatgatttttttttatttttcttgatttttcttcaaattaatatattccattaccactaaaatgatgtcttttaatgttatttgggtaaacccaaatgtatatatcacaacaaagtcattatttttcactttgtgtgaggatgtccatccaccatcaacacaaccaacacatgatcaattgcttctaataatattggacaaagcaagataataacgctatgataataaacttgttaaaaaattagagtgtaatttcttaacaatcagtgtta
It contains:
- the LOC127796903 gene encoding uncharacterized protein LOC127796903, translating into MMTTNIAESLNKCMMKARRLPITSAHEFLRHMLQKWFSDRRAAAARLETIVTSAAVAHVNLAHAKTLDRGCRVVPIIQGNKYLVQHAKEGDGIVDIVASTCSCRKWDIDQMPCLHAIAASSFMRVHYHMLCHSYYTADWVRRAYALPINPLPNKAAWVLPTYVRQIVILPSVQRRQPGRPRNGRIPSMGEARRRKKCGKCGELGHNSLGCPNEWTSSIGESSTATTPESRDAARASARASRKCSICKETGHTRRRCPIQLSIPSDDNIVNDENNQ